From Streptomyces yatensis, one genomic window encodes:
- a CDS encoding HdeD family acid-resistance protein — translation MTYSSDSPHGAEQPRGEPSGRPGERPFGEGTPYATLQNILSDTAWQVLVAAGLVAIVLGIMVLAWPGATLVVVGALFGAYLLISGIFQLVGAFGAHIPRHLRVLSFVTGALSVLLGLLCFRGPAQSILLLALWIGFSWLIRGVMQTATAISAEGMPARGWQLFLGALTILGGIILIVAPFGSITALTVVAGIWLLALGIIEIMHGIQLRTHLGGGAPRAEHRGLHFPRFRSQPHPQA, via the coding sequence ATGACTTACTCCTCCGACAGTCCGCACGGCGCCGAACAGCCGAGAGGGGAGCCCTCCGGCCGGCCGGGAGAGCGGCCCTTCGGCGAGGGCACGCCGTACGCCACGTTGCAGAACATACTCTCCGATACCGCCTGGCAGGTCCTGGTGGCCGCGGGTCTGGTGGCGATCGTGCTGGGCATCATGGTGCTGGCGTGGCCGGGGGCCACGCTGGTGGTGGTGGGCGCCCTGTTCGGCGCCTATCTGCTGATCAGCGGGATCTTCCAGCTGGTCGGGGCCTTCGGCGCGCATATACCGAGGCATCTGCGGGTGCTGAGTTTCGTCACCGGGGCACTGAGCGTGCTGCTCGGGCTGCTCTGCTTCCGGGGTCCGGCCCAGTCGATCCTGCTGCTCGCGCTGTGGATCGGCTTCTCCTGGCTGATCCGGGGCGTGATGCAGACCGCCACGGCGATCTCCGCTGAGGGCATGCCCGCCCGGGGCTGGCAGCTGTTCCTCGGTGCGCTCACCATCCTGGGCGGGATCATCCTGATCGTGGCGCCCTTCGGCTCGATCACGGCGCTGACCGTGGTGGCCGGCATCTGGCTGCTCGCCCTGGGCATCATCGAGATCATGCACGGCATCCAGTTGCGCACCCATCTCGGCGGCGGTGCACCCCGCGCGGAGCACCGGGGTCTGCACTTCCCCCGCTTCCGCTCACAGCCGCATCCGCAGGCGTAG
- a CDS encoding DUF2267 domain-containing protein, translating into MDDREFFQTVADRTQLSRQEAADVTRATLETLAARLSAGEARDLALELPEHLRESLQRGEGDMEIFDPDESVRRVHERTGLSESEADRGVRAVLATLREAVSAEEYDHAMSQLGSEYAKMAESVR; encoded by the coding sequence ATGGACGACAGGGAGTTTTTCCAGACAGTGGCGGACCGCACCCAGCTCTCACGGCAGGAAGCGGCCGACGTCACCCGTGCCACGCTCGAGACCCTGGCGGCCCGCCTGAGTGCGGGCGAGGCCCGCGATCTCGCCCTGGAGCTGCCCGAACACCTCCGGGAGTCCCTGCAGCGAGGGGAAGGGGACATGGAGATCTTCGACCCCGACGAGTCGGTCCGCAGGGTGCATGAGCGCACCGGGCTGTCCGAGTCGGAGGCCGACCGAGGTGTGCGTGCGGTCCTCGCCACGCTCCGGGAGGCGGTCTCCGCCGAGGAGTACGACCACGCCATGTCCCAGCTGGGCAGCGAGTACGCGAAGATGGCGGAGTCCGTGCGCTGA
- a CDS encoding glycoside hydrolase family 2 protein: MVLRPAPSRRRARARVRRALTASLAVGGLLLTVSLTTGAAPPRPGTATGAPAPVTRVGGAPGTATPLAGFATQSSAKVSDTPAAVSTPGYPTSGWHPMGPRSTVLSGLLKAGTYPDPFYSTNLKKIPAADFAVPWWYRSDFTVADPSRRTYLDVSGVVSAADVYVNGTQVANKDRIAGAYTRHELDVTDLVKAGTNTVAFRVQPNDPRKNLTMGWIDWLQPPPDENMGIVRDVLVRRGGPVALRDAHVTTRLDTDSLASAELTVKAQVRNDSGDTVTATVSGTAGPAAVSRAVSLAPHQTKTVTFTPDDVPGLRLDRPKVWWPAGMGDQPLYDLDLTATVSGTPSDTAHHSFGIRDVKTPLNADGARQYRINGRPLLIKAGGWSPDVFLRWDARSVEDRLKYTLDLGLNTVRLEGHIEPDEFFDLADRYGILTLPGWECCDKWEGHVNGDETGDKWTAADYPVAKDSMAAEAARLRDHPSVISFLIGSDFAPDATIEKNYLDALDAADWPNPVIPAASAKSSPKLGKSGMKMTGPYDWVPPDYWYAKREGGATGFNSETSAGPDIPTLDTLRRMMSPGELETLWRDPSAKQYHRSPSDTFGDLKIFDNALIGRYGPPTGLTDYVRKARLARYEAVRAQFEAYARNFSDAARPATGVVHWMLNSGWTSLHWQLFDRYLDQGGAYYGAKKANEPLHVQYSYDSRSVVVVNSRHTAATGLTARVSLYTPDGTRKFDKSATGLTVPGDGGKATALTVPAKVSGVSGAYLAKLQLTDGAGKEIGRNVYWLSTEQDVLDWDNTDWYYTPTTSYADLTGLDDMAEAPVSATATTTRGPDSTATTTVTLRNTASRGTPALLVDAHLVNGSDTPVLPVRWSDNEVSLWPGESVTLTATYRTADLGGSAPSVRISGWNTATRTVPAAAKSR, from the coding sequence GTGGTCCTCCGTCCGGCACCATCCCGGCGGCGGGCGCGAGCCCGCGTCCGACGCGCCCTGACCGCCTCGCTCGCCGTCGGCGGCCTCCTCCTCACCGTCTCCCTGACCACGGGCGCCGCGCCCCCGCGCCCCGGTACGGCTACGGGCGCCCCGGCCCCGGTGACCCGGGTGGGCGGGGCCCCGGGCACCGCGACTCCGCTCGCGGGTTTCGCCACGCAGTCCTCGGCCAAGGTGTCGGACACCCCCGCGGCCGTCTCCACACCCGGCTACCCCACGTCCGGCTGGCACCCGATGGGGCCCCGGTCGACGGTGCTCTCCGGGCTGCTCAAGGCCGGTACCTACCCGGATCCGTTCTACTCGACCAACCTCAAGAAGATCCCGGCCGCCGACTTCGCCGTCCCGTGGTGGTACCGGAGCGACTTCACCGTGGCCGACCCCTCCCGCCGCACCTATCTGGACGTCAGCGGTGTGGTGTCCGCCGCCGATGTGTACGTCAACGGGACCCAGGTCGCCAACAAGGACCGGATCGCCGGCGCGTACACCCGCCATGAGCTGGACGTCACCGACCTGGTCAAGGCGGGCACCAACACCGTGGCGTTCCGCGTCCAGCCCAACGATCCGCGCAAGAACCTCACGATGGGCTGGATCGACTGGCTGCAGCCCCCGCCCGACGAGAACATGGGCATCGTCCGCGATGTGCTGGTCCGCCGCGGTGGCCCGGTGGCCCTGCGCGACGCGCATGTGACGACCCGGCTGGACACCGACTCGCTCGCCTCCGCCGAACTCACCGTCAAGGCCCAGGTCCGCAACGACTCCGGCGACACGGTCACCGCCACGGTCTCCGGTACGGCCGGCCCCGCGGCCGTCAGCCGCGCGGTGTCGCTCGCCCCGCACCAGACCAAGACCGTCACCTTCACCCCCGACGACGTTCCGGGGCTGCGGCTGGACCGGCCCAAGGTGTGGTGGCCCGCCGGGATGGGCGATCAGCCGCTGTACGACCTCGACCTGACCGCCACCGTCTCGGGCACCCCCTCCGACACCGCTCACCACAGCTTCGGCATCCGCGACGTCAAGACGCCGCTGAACGCCGACGGAGCCCGCCAGTACCGCATCAACGGACGCCCGCTGCTGATCAAGGCGGGCGGCTGGTCACCCGATGTGTTTCTGCGCTGGGACGCCCGCTCGGTGGAGGACCGGCTGAAGTACACCCTCGACCTGGGGCTGAACACCGTCCGCCTCGAAGGCCATATCGAGCCGGACGAGTTCTTCGACCTCGCCGACCGCTACGGCATCCTGACCCTCCCCGGCTGGGAGTGCTGCGACAAGTGGGAGGGCCACGTCAACGGCGACGAGACGGGGGACAAGTGGACCGCCGCCGACTACCCGGTCGCCAAGGACTCGATGGCCGCCGAGGCCGCGCGGCTGCGCGACCACCCCAGCGTCATCTCCTTCCTCATCGGCAGTGACTTCGCCCCCGATGCCACCATCGAGAAGAACTACCTCGACGCGCTCGACGCGGCGGACTGGCCGAACCCGGTGATCCCCGCCGCCTCCGCCAAGTCCTCCCCGAAGCTCGGCAAGTCCGGCATGAAGATGACGGGCCCCTACGACTGGGTCCCGCCGGACTACTGGTACGCCAAGCGGGAGGGCGGGGCCACCGGCTTCAACTCCGAGACCAGCGCCGGACCCGATATCCCCACCCTGGACACGCTCCGGCGCATGATGTCCCCCGGCGAACTGGAGACCCTGTGGCGGGATCCGTCGGCCAAGCAGTACCACCGGTCCCCGTCGGACACCTTCGGTGACCTCAAAATCTTCGACAACGCGCTGATCGGCCGCTACGGACCGCCGACCGGACTGACGGACTATGTGCGCAAGGCGCGGCTCGCGCGGTACGAGGCGGTGCGCGCCCAGTTCGAGGCGTACGCGCGCAACTTCTCCGACGCCGCACGGCCCGCCACCGGTGTCGTCCACTGGATGCTGAACAGCGGCTGGACCTCGCTCCACTGGCAGCTCTTCGACCGCTATCTGGACCAGGGCGGGGCCTACTACGGCGCCAAGAAGGCCAATGAGCCGCTGCACGTCCAGTACTCGTACGACTCCCGCTCGGTGGTCGTGGTCAACAGCCGGCACACCGCCGCCACCGGTCTCACCGCCCGGGTCAGCCTCTACACCCCCGACGGCACCCGGAAGTTCGACAAGAGCGCCACCGGTCTCACGGTGCCGGGCGACGGCGGCAAGGCCACCGCGCTCACCGTCCCGGCGAAGGTGAGCGGAGTGTCCGGCGCCTATCTGGCCAAGCTCCAGCTCACCGATGGCGCGGGCAAGGAGATCGGCCGCAATGTGTACTGGCTCTCCACCGAGCAGGACGTGCTCGACTGGGACAACACCGACTGGTACTACACCCCCACCACCTCCTACGCGGATCTGACCGGGCTGGACGACATGGCCGAGGCGCCCGTGTCCGCCACCGCCACCACGACCCGTGGGCCGGACTCCACCGCCACCACGACCGTCACCCTGCGCAACACCGCGAGCCGTGGCACACCGGCGCTGCTCGTGGACGCCCATCTGGTGAACGGCTCGGACACGCCCGTCCTGCCCGTGCGCTGGTCGGACAACGAGGTGAGCCTGTGGCCGGGGGAGTCGGTGACGCTCACCGCCACCTATCGCACGGCGGACCTGGGCGGTTCGGCCCCCTCGGTCCGGATCTCGGGCTGGAACACCGCCACCCGTACCGTCCCCGCGGCCGCCAAATCCCGCTGA
- a CDS encoding TIGR03668 family PPOX class F420-dependent oxidoreductase, giving the protein MPQLTSAQARERFARARLARLATVGAEDRPHLVPVVFALTGDTVVTAVDHKPKRTTRLRRLDNIRAHPAVCLLVDDYDENWDHLWWARGDGTARVLPPADESALSSEYIRLLVNTYPAQYGDRPPRGPVVEITVGRWSGWRAV; this is encoded by the coding sequence ATGCCACAGCTGACGAGCGCGCAGGCGCGTGAGCGTTTCGCACGGGCCAGGCTGGCCCGGCTGGCGACCGTCGGCGCCGAGGACCGCCCGCACCTGGTGCCGGTGGTCTTCGCGCTGACCGGCGACACCGTGGTGACGGCCGTCGACCACAAGCCGAAGCGGACGACGCGGCTGCGGCGTCTGGACAACATCCGCGCCCACCCCGCCGTATGCCTCCTGGTGGACGACTACGACGAGAACTGGGACCACCTGTGGTGGGCGCGGGGGGACGGCACGGCCCGCGTCCTGCCCCCGGCGGACGAGTCGGCGCTGTCCTCGGAGTACATCCGGCTGCTCGTGAACACCTACCCGGCCCAGTACGGGGACCGGCCGCCGCGCGGGCCGGTCGTGGAGATCACCGTCGGCCGGTGGAGCGGCTGGCGGGCCGTCTGA
- a CDS encoding LLM class F420-dependent oxidoreductase — MKIGVSTFVTDQGIRPAPLGRALDERRFDSLFLAEHSHIPVERRTPYPGGGDLPEIYYRTLDPFVTLASIAAVTRHLLLGTGIALVAQRDPITTAKEVSSLDLVSDGRAVFGVGAGWNREEMENHGTDPSTRGRLVNERLRAIRELWTKEKAEFHGEFVNFDPVFQWPKPVQRPHPPIYVGGGGDAAFRRIAELGDAWLANSESPEQLRPQIERLREVAGREVPVTVYAAPEDPDVVEGYQRIGVERVLFYLPTMPEAETIARLDAMAQVATRFR, encoded by the coding sequence GTGAAAATCGGCGTATCCACGTTCGTCACCGACCAGGGCATCCGGCCCGCTCCGCTGGGGCGGGCCCTCGATGAGCGCAGGTTCGACTCGCTCTTCCTCGCGGAGCACAGCCATATCCCGGTGGAGCGCCGCACCCCCTATCCGGGAGGCGGAGACCTGCCGGAGATCTACTACCGTACGCTCGACCCGTTCGTGACGCTGGCCTCGATCGCCGCGGTCACCCGCCATCTCCTGCTGGGGACCGGTATCGCCCTGGTGGCGCAACGGGACCCGATCACCACCGCCAAGGAAGTGTCCTCCCTCGACCTGGTCTCCGACGGAAGAGCCGTCTTCGGGGTCGGCGCCGGCTGGAACCGCGAGGAGATGGAGAACCACGGGACGGATCCCTCCACCCGGGGCCGGCTGGTGAACGAGCGGCTGCGCGCCATCCGTGAGCTGTGGACGAAGGAGAAGGCCGAATTCCATGGGGAGTTCGTGAACTTCGACCCCGTCTTCCAGTGGCCCAAGCCCGTCCAGCGGCCACATCCGCCGATCTATGTGGGTGGTGGCGGCGACGCCGCGTTCCGGCGGATCGCCGAGCTCGGCGACGCCTGGCTGGCCAACAGCGAATCCCCCGAGCAGCTGCGACCGCAGATCGAGCGGCTGCGCGAGGTGGCCGGCCGCGAGGTGCCGGTGACGGTGTACGCGGCGCCCGAGGACCCCGACGTGGTCGAGGGGTATCAGCGCATCGGTGTGGAGCGGGTGCTCTTCTATCTGCCGACGATGCCGGAGGCGGAGACGATCGCCCGGCTGGACGCGATGGCCCAGGTCGCCACCCGGTTCCGGTGA